In Stenotrophomonas sp. ASS1, the following proteins share a genomic window:
- the motA gene encoding flagellar motor stator protein MotA, protein MLIIVGFLVVIVSVIGGYLGAHGRLGALWQPYELVIIGGAALGAFLVGTPAKTVKQTLQAMVGVFKGPRYKQQDYIDVLSLLYELLNKARREGFMALEDHVERPAESALFGNYPKVQADHHLIDFITDCLRLMIGSNIEPHELEPLLELELEKHHAEAMAPSQVLTKVADGLPGFGIVAAVLGIVITMGSIGGDIVEVGGHVAGALVGTFLGILLGYGFVGPMAAAMEARAEQDSRIYESVKTALLACLRGYNPKIALEFARKTLPSNVRPAFSDFEQHLKTVK, encoded by the coding sequence ATGCTCATCATCGTTGGATTCCTGGTCGTCATCGTCAGCGTGATCGGGGGCTATCTCGGTGCCCACGGCCGCCTGGGTGCCCTCTGGCAGCCCTACGAGCTGGTCATCATCGGTGGCGCCGCGCTCGGCGCCTTCCTGGTCGGCACCCCGGCCAAGACGGTCAAGCAGACCCTGCAGGCCATGGTCGGCGTGTTCAAGGGCCCGCGCTACAAGCAGCAGGACTACATCGATGTGCTCAGCCTGCTCTATGAACTGCTCAACAAGGCCCGCCGCGAAGGCTTCATGGCGCTGGAAGACCACGTCGAGCGCCCGGCCGAAAGCGCGCTGTTCGGCAACTACCCCAAGGTGCAGGCCGACCACCACCTGATCGACTTCATCACCGACTGCCTGCGCCTGATGATCGGCAGCAACATCGAGCCACACGAGCTGGAGCCGCTGCTGGAACTGGAGCTGGAAAAGCACCACGCCGAGGCCATGGCGCCGTCGCAGGTGCTGACCAAGGTCGCCGACGGACTGCCCGGTTTCGGCATCGTCGCGGCGGTGCTCGGCATCGTCATCACCATGGGTTCGATCGGCGGGGATATCGTCGAGGTCGGCGGCCATGTGGCCGGCGCGCTGGTCGGTACCTTCCTGGGCATCCTGCTGGGCTACGGTTTCGTCGGCCCGATGGCGGCAGCGATGGAAGCGCGCGCCGAGCAGGACAGCCGCATCTACGAATCGGTGAAGACCGCGCTGCTGGCCTGCCTGCGTGGCTACAACCCGAAGATCGCGCTGGAATTCGCCCGCAAGACGCTGCCGTCGAACGTGCGCCCGGCCTTCTCCGATTTCGAGCAGCACCTGAAGACGGTCAAGTAA
- the msrB gene encoding peptide-methionine (R)-S-oxide reductase MsrB: MTAFDLTPPTATQTEALIAGLSSEERRVLLQHGTEAPFCGVFLDNKREGVYCCRLCALPLFRSSTKFDSGTGWPSFFAPFDPAHVREIRDTSHGMVRTEITCARCGSHLGHVFPDGPPPTYERHCLNSVSLSFTGNGEPWPDPLQRGGAESGVAG; the protein is encoded by the coding sequence ATGACTGCCTTCGACCTGACGCCCCCCACCGCCACCCAGACCGAGGCGCTGATCGCCGGCCTCAGCAGTGAAGAGCGCCGCGTGCTGCTGCAGCACGGTACCGAGGCGCCGTTCTGCGGCGTGTTCCTCGACAACAAGCGCGAGGGCGTCTATTGCTGCCGGCTGTGCGCGCTGCCGCTGTTCCGCTCCAGCACCAAGTTCGATTCCGGCACCGGTTGGCCGAGCTTCTTCGCCCCGTTCGACCCGGCACACGTGCGCGAGATCCGCGATACCAGCCACGGCATGGTCCGCACCGAGATCACCTGCGCGCGCTGCGGCAGCCACCTGGGTCACGTTTTCCCGGACGGCCCGCCACCCACCTACGAGCGCCACTGCCTGAACTCCGTCTCACTTTCGTTCACCGGCAATGGCGAGCCCTGGCCCGACCCGTTGCAGCGTGGCGGCGCCGAAAGTGGCGTGGCGGGCTGA
- a CDS encoding lana protein — MSFVHWIAIMKNQQNRHPGKEPQGRNPQQQQQQQQQQQMEPQQPHKGGKQQEQRSQKQPQQR; from the coding sequence ATGTCCTTCGTCCACTGGATCGCGATCATGAAAAACCAGCAGAACCGTCATCCCGGCAAGGAACCGCAGGGCCGCAACCCGCAGCAACAACAGCAGCAACAGCAACAGCAGCAGATGGAGCCGCAGCAGCCGCACAAGGGTGGCAAGCAGCAGGAACAGCGCTCGCAGAAGCAACCGCAGCAGCGCTGA
- a CDS encoding winged helix-turn-helix transcriptional regulator → MATRTRELDKIDRKILRILQAEGRISFTELGERVGLSTTPCTERVRRLEREGVITGYHAHLDPAAVKASLLVFVEISLAYKSGDIFEEFRRAALKLPNVLECHLVSGDFDYLLKARISEMASYRKLLGSTLLTLPHVRESKSYIVMEEVKETLSLPIPD, encoded by the coding sequence ATGGCCACCCGTACCCGCGAACTGGACAAGATCGACCGCAAGATCCTGCGCATCCTGCAGGCCGAGGGCCGTATCTCCTTCACCGAACTGGGCGAGCGGGTCGGCCTGTCCACCACCCCGTGCACCGAGCGCGTGCGTCGCCTCGAGCGCGAAGGGGTGATCACCGGCTACCACGCCCACCTCGATCCGGCGGCGGTGAAAGCCAGCCTGCTGGTGTTCGTGGAGATCAGCCTGGCCTACAAGTCCGGCGACATCTTCGAGGAGTTCCGGCGCGCGGCCCTGAAGCTGCCCAACGTGCTGGAGTGCCATCTGGTCTCGGGCGACTTCGATTACCTGCTGAAGGCGCGGATCAGCGAGATGGCCTCCTACCGCAAGCTGCTCGGCAGCACCTTGCTGACACTGCCGCATGTACGAGAGTCGAAGAGCTACATCGTGATGGAAGAAGTGAAGGAAACGCTGAGCCTGCCGATTCCGGATTGA
- a CDS encoding D-amino acid dehydrogenase, with translation MRVLVLGSGVIGTTSAWYLRQAGFEVTVIDRQPGPALETSFANAGQLSFGYTSPWAAPGVPKKAIGWLFEKHAPLAIKPGMDLAQYRWLWQMLRNCTHERYAINKARMVRMSEYSRDCLNELRAQIGIEFEGRDLGTTQLFRTQQQLDASAQDIEILAQYGVPYEVLDRAGIIQAEPALAHVDGLVGALRLPRDQTGDCQLFTRRLAQMCVDAGVEFRFDQDITGLEFDGDRITGVRIDGKLETADRFVVALGSYSPALVASLGMRLPVYPLKGYSLTLPITDPAMAPTSTILDESYKVAVTRFDDRIRVGGMAEVAGFDLSLSQRRRETLELVVSDLYPKGGDLSRAQFWTGLRPATPDGTPVIGATPFRNLYLNTGHGTLGWTMACGSGRYLADLMSARQPQISTEGLDIFRYGQYGHAPQQENRTCVLPAR, from the coding sequence ATGCGAGTCCTAGTTCTCGGCAGCGGCGTGATCGGCACCACCAGTGCCTGGTACCTGCGACAGGCCGGGTTTGAAGTCACGGTCATCGACCGCCAACCCGGCCCGGCGCTGGAAACCAGCTTTGCCAATGCCGGCCAGCTGTCGTTCGGCTACACCTCGCCGTGGGCCGCCCCGGGCGTGCCGAAGAAGGCCATCGGTTGGCTGTTCGAGAAGCATGCGCCGCTGGCGATCAAGCCGGGCATGGACCTGGCCCAGTACCGCTGGCTGTGGCAGATGCTGCGCAACTGCACCCACGAGCGCTACGCGATCAACAAGGCGCGCATGGTGCGCATGTCCGAGTACAGCCGCGACTGCCTGAACGAGCTGCGCGCGCAGATCGGCATCGAGTTCGAAGGCCGCGACCTGGGCACCACCCAGCTGTTCCGCACCCAGCAGCAGCTGGATGCCTCGGCGCAGGACATCGAGATCCTGGCCCAGTACGGCGTGCCGTACGAGGTACTGGACCGCGCCGGCATCATCCAGGCCGAACCGGCCCTGGCCCATGTCGACGGCCTGGTCGGCGCGCTGCGCCTGCCGCGTGACCAGACCGGCGACTGCCAGCTGTTCACCCGCCGCCTGGCGCAGATGTGCGTGGATGCCGGGGTCGAGTTCCGTTTCGACCAGGACATCACCGGCCTGGAATTCGATGGCGACCGCATCACCGGCGTACGCATCGACGGCAAGCTGGAAACCGCCGACCGCTTCGTGGTCGCGCTCGGCAGCTACTCGCCGGCGCTGGTCGCATCGTTGGGCATGCGCCTGCCGGTGTATCCGCTGAAGGGTTACTCGCTGACGCTGCCGATCACCGACCCGGCGATGGCGCCGACCTCGACCATCCTCGATGAGAGCTACAAGGTGGCGGTGACCCGCTTCGACGACCGCATCCGCGTCGGTGGCATGGCCGAAGTGGCCGGCTTCGACCTGTCGCTGTCGCAGCGCCGTCGCGAGACCCTGGAGCTGGTGGTCAGCGATCTCTACCCGAAGGGCGGCGACCTGTCGCGCGCGCAGTTCTGGACCGGCCTGCGCCCGGCCACGCCGGACGGTACGCCGGTGATCGGCGCCACGCCATTCCGCAACCTGTACCTCAACACCGGCCACGGCACGCTGGGCTGGACCATGGCCTGCGGCTCGGGCCGCTACCTGGCCGACCTGATGAGCGCGCGCCAGCCGCAGATCAGCACCGAAGGCCTGGATATTTTCCGCTACGGCCAGTACGGTCACGCGCCGCAACAAGAGAACCGCACATGCGTCCTGCCCGCGCGCTGA
- the alr gene encoding alanine racemase has translation MRPARALIDLGALRSNYRLARELGGGKALAIIKADAYGHGAVRCAQALEGEADGFGVATIEEALELRQAGIRAPILLLEGIFEPSDMALVAEHDFWFAVGSPWQLEAVAAFDSPRPLTVWLKLDSGMHRLGLDVDSFRAAHARLSALPQVERIVLMTHLARADELDSERTHEQAATFARATDGLEGETSVCNSPALLGWPDVRSDWVRPGLMLYGANPLPDNTVLTERLRPVMTMQSKVIAERWIEAGEPVGYGARFVAKARTRVGVVALGYADGYPQFAPNGTPALIDGQPGALIGRVSMDMLTVDLTAHAQAGIGSVVELWGSAPTLSELAPRCGVSAYQLPCAVKRVAKVYQD, from the coding sequence ATGCGTCCTGCCCGCGCGCTGATCGATCTGGGCGCCCTGCGCAGCAACTACCGGCTCGCCCGTGAACTGGGCGGTGGCAAGGCCCTGGCGATCATCAAGGCCGATGCCTATGGCCACGGCGCAGTGCGCTGTGCGCAGGCACTGGAAGGCGAGGCCGATGGTTTCGGCGTGGCTACCATCGAAGAGGCGCTGGAACTGCGCCAGGCCGGCATCCGTGCGCCGATCCTGCTGCTGGAAGGCATCTTCGAGCCCAGCGACATGGCGCTGGTGGCCGAGCATGATTTCTGGTTCGCCGTCGGTTCGCCGTGGCAACTGGAAGCCGTCGCTGCCTTCGACAGTCCGCGTCCGTTGACGGTGTGGCTGAAGCTGGACAGCGGCATGCATCGCCTCGGCCTGGACGTGGACAGCTTCCGCGCCGCGCATGCACGCCTGTCGGCGCTGCCGCAGGTCGAACGGATCGTGCTGATGACCCACCTGGCGCGTGCCGACGAGCTGGACAGCGAGCGCACCCACGAGCAGGCCGCGACCTTCGCCCGCGCCACTGACGGGTTGGAAGGCGAGACCAGTGTGTGCAACTCGCCGGCGCTGCTGGGCTGGCCGGATGTGCGCAGCGACTGGGTGCGCCCGGGCCTGATGCTGTACGGCGCCAATCCGCTGCCTGACAACACCGTACTGACCGAGCGCCTGCGCCCGGTGATGACGATGCAGTCGAAGGTGATCGCCGAGCGCTGGATCGAGGCCGGTGAGCCGGTGGGCTATGGCGCGCGCTTCGTGGCCAAGGCACGCACCCGCGTGGGCGTGGTCGCGCTCGGCTATGCCGACGGTTATCCGCAGTTTGCCCCGAATGGCACCCCGGCGCTGATCGATGGTCAGCCCGGTGCCCTGATCGGGCGCGTGTCGATGGACATGCTGACCGTGGACCTGACCGCGCACGCGCAGGCCGGCATCGGAAGCGTGGTGGAACTGTGGGGCAGTGCACCGACGCTGTCCGAACTGGCGCCGCGCTGCGGCGTGAGTGCGTACCAGCTGCCCTGCGCGGTCAAGCGCGTGGCGAAGGTCTATCAGGACTGA
- a CDS encoding DUF3016 domain-containing protein — MKRSLAIALLAGALVAGGAAAAPRTVTDADAPRALQADGPVSVKWEDPAKFTEIRQSTNRFEAERGDWVQQLARYLQTTAAKPLQPGQTLDVTLVDIKRAGDYEPWHGPRGRDIRIMRDIYPPRISLQYTLKDASGRIVSEGDARLSDTGYLHNLGLKSDSDPLRYEKRLIDDWVKRQLASQATAAR; from the coding sequence ATGAAACGCTCACTCGCGATTGCCCTGCTGGCAGGCGCCCTGGTGGCGGGCGGCGCCGCCGCTGCACCGCGCACCGTGACCGATGCGGACGCGCCACGTGCGTTGCAGGCCGATGGCCCGGTCAGCGTGAAATGGGAGGACCCGGCCAAATTCACCGAGATCCGCCAGAGCACCAACCGCTTCGAGGCCGAGCGTGGCGACTGGGTACAGCAGCTGGCACGCTACCTGCAGACCACCGCCGCCAAGCCGCTGCAGCCTGGGCAGACCCTCGATGTGACCCTGGTCGACATCAAGCGCGCCGGTGACTACGAGCCGTGGCATGGCCCGCGTGGCCGCGACATCCGGATCATGCGTGACATCTACCCGCCGCGGATCAGCCTGCAGTACACGTTGAAGGACGCCAGCGGCCGTATCGTCAGCGAGGGCGATGCGCGCCTCAGCGATACCGGCTACCTGCACAACCTGGGGCTGAAGAGCGACAGTGATCCGCTGCGCTACGAGAAGCGCCTGATCGATGACTGGGTGAAGCGGCAGCTGGCCAGCCAGGCCACCGCCGCGCGATGA
- a CDS encoding ATP-binding protein: MMVPAPEPDLHHGVLERINAGFCVIQVLFEGDRAVDYRFIEVNDAFERHTGLKDARGQRMTALEPGHEEDWFRIYGEVARSGRPAQFEMEARALGRSFAVDAVRVGRPGEDKVGILFFDITARKQMEVELGESEARFSALADGLPMPVWVLDERGHARFVNSAFSEFFGGDETRVPEDVWRGLVHPDDASVFEYELQEALKAQRSMHALVRARRADGDWRWLEMNARPRFSRMGRFIGLAGSSPDVTERREIELAREELLQSERAARSAAENMARLKDEFLATLSHELRTPLTTILGWSELLLQRVDNTSPLYKGLNVIANSAGAQKRLISDMLDLSSMLLGKVQLEVEILDLRDLLGEAIGAQELVAEGKALDVSLQLPEQPSLVLGDATRLQQVLWNLLSNAIKFTPAEGRIDLQLQADGNHWVITVRDTGDGIAPEFLNHLFSRFRQADGTTTRRHGGLGLGLAIVQQLVELHGGTVTAASEGHGHGATFTVRLPQHIPDAERRPLREVISGPILEPVIVEPYPLRGMHVLAVEDQPEVLEYLRRMLEEQGASVSAASSAGEALALLADTGHLQYHVMLTDIGMPGMDGYGLVRTLREDMGVDAMTLPAVAVTALARADDRRRALASGFQEHVAKPYSVAQLVAAVRKVQVPRADSALH; encoded by the coding sequence ATGATGGTGCCGGCGCCCGAACCCGACCTGCATCATGGCGTGCTTGAGCGCATCAACGCCGGTTTCTGCGTGATCCAGGTGCTGTTCGAGGGCGATCGTGCGGTCGACTATCGTTTCATCGAGGTCAACGACGCCTTCGAGCGCCACACCGGCCTGAAGGATGCGCGTGGCCAGCGCATGACGGCGCTGGAACCGGGCCACGAGGAAGACTGGTTCCGCATCTACGGCGAAGTTGCCCGCAGTGGCCGGCCGGCACAGTTCGAGATGGAAGCACGTGCGCTGGGCCGCTCGTTCGCGGTGGATGCGGTGCGCGTGGGCCGCCCGGGTGAGGACAAGGTCGGCATCCTGTTCTTCGACATCACCGCGCGCAAGCAGATGGAAGTGGAGCTGGGCGAAAGCGAAGCCCGCTTCAGTGCGCTGGCCGATGGCCTGCCGATGCCGGTGTGGGTGCTCGACGAGCGCGGCCATGCCCGTTTCGTCAACAGCGCTTTCAGTGAGTTCTTCGGCGGCGACGAGACGCGCGTGCCGGAAGATGTCTGGCGTGGCCTGGTGCACCCGGACGATGCGTCGGTGTTCGAGTACGAACTGCAGGAAGCGCTGAAGGCGCAGCGGTCGATGCATGCGCTGGTGCGGGCCCGACGCGCCGATGGCGACTGGCGTTGGTTGGAGATGAACGCGCGTCCGCGCTTCTCGCGGATGGGCCGCTTCATCGGCCTGGCCGGCAGCAGCCCGGACGTGACCGAACGCCGCGAGATCGAACTGGCCCGCGAGGAGCTGCTGCAGTCCGAGCGTGCCGCGCGCAGCGCAGCCGAGAACATGGCGCGACTGAAGGACGAGTTCCTGGCCACGCTGTCGCATGAACTGCGTACGCCACTGACCACCATCCTCGGTTGGAGCGAACTGCTGCTGCAGCGCGTGGACAACACCAGCCCGCTGTACAAGGGCCTGAACGTGATCGCCAACAGCGCCGGTGCGCAGAAGCGGCTGATCTCGGACATGCTCGACCTCAGCAGCATGCTGCTGGGCAAGGTGCAGCTGGAGGTGGAGATACTGGATCTGCGCGACCTGCTGGGCGAAGCCATCGGCGCGCAGGAGCTGGTCGCCGAAGGCAAGGCGCTGGACGTGAGCCTGCAGCTGCCGGAGCAGCCCAGCCTGGTGCTGGGCGATGCCACCCGCCTGCAGCAGGTGTTGTGGAACCTGCTGTCGAATGCGATCAAGTTCACCCCGGCCGAAGGCCGCATCGATCTGCAGCTGCAGGCCGACGGCAACCACTGGGTGATCACCGTGCGCGACACCGGCGACGGCATCGCGCCCGAATTCCTCAATCATCTGTTCAGCCGCTTCCGCCAGGCCGATGGCACCACCACTCGACGGCATGGCGGCCTCGGCCTGGGTCTGGCAATCGTGCAGCAGCTGGTCGAACTGCATGGTGGTACCGTCACCGCTGCCAGCGAGGGCCATGGCCACGGCGCCACCTTCACCGTGCGCCTGCCGCAGCACATTCCCGATGCCGAACGGCGGCCGCTGCGCGAAGTGATCAGCGGACCGATCCTGGAGCCGGTGATCGTCGAGCCGTATCCGCTGCGTGGCATGCACGTGCTGGCGGTGGAAGACCAGCCGGAAGTGCTGGAGTACCTGCGGCGCATGCTGGAAGAGCAGGGCGCAAGCGTGTCGGCAGCCAGCTCGGCCGGTGAAGCGCTGGCGCTGCTGGCCGATACCGGGCACCTGCAGTACCACGTGATGCTGACCGACATCGGCATGCCGGGCATGGATGGCTATGGCCTGGTGCGCACGCTGCGCGAGGACATGGGCGTGGATGCGATGACCCTGCCGGCGGTTGCCGTGACCGCGCTGGCACGTGCCGATGACCGGCGCCGAGCGTTGGCGTCGGGCTTCCAGGAACACGTGGCCAAGCCGTACTCGGTGGCACAGCTGGTGGCTGCGGTACGCAAAGTGCAGGTGCCACGCGCGGACAGCGCGCTGCACTGA
- a CDS encoding DUF3247 family protein: MSRTAPRIHTDPAQIARLEALLPQLEGETQVELTLQDGRRLLGTVAVKPTVQQYRNEAGDEGSNGQLRLDDYDTPVQQHHVWLDEIASIRRLPPRV, encoded by the coding sequence ATGTCCCGTACAGCTCCCCGCATCCATACCGATCCGGCGCAGATCGCGCGCCTGGAAGCCCTGCTGCCGCAGCTGGAAGGCGAAACGCAGGTGGAACTGACCCTGCAGGATGGTCGCCGGTTGCTCGGCACCGTCGCCGTGAAACCGACGGTGCAGCAATACCGCAACGAGGCCGGCGACGAAGGCAGCAACGGCCAGCTGCGGCTGGATGACTACGATACGCCGGTGCAGCAGCACCACGTGTGGCTGGACGAGATCGCCAGCATCCGCAGGTTGCCGCCCAGGGTCTGA
- a CDS encoding class I SAM-dependent methyltransferase yields MASSDDAPLQTLFLPFSQGALRWPEGPVAFLRARDGWPLREVAGNREVHCEQSFAPFAQPLQQAAGWTVSGQLDDVAGKGRYPLVLVLPPRQREEARALFARALALVADGGRIVACQSNNEGARSGEGDLKQLTGLGGSLTKNHCRVYWTAPMQGQHDADLAKRWSALDAVRPIVGGRFLSRPGVFAWDRIDPASALLAEHLPADLAGRAADLGAGYGYLSRELLERCPKITALDLYEAEQRALALAELNLAPPPRPLPLRFLWQDVTAGIEPGYDVIISNPPFHTPSRADRPDIGQRFIAVAAQALRPGGRLYVVANRHLPYEYTLNESFGAVRVIAERDGFKLVEAVKGKGK; encoded by the coding sequence ATGGCCTCCAGCGACGACGCCCCCCTGCAGACCCTGTTCCTGCCGTTCTCCCAAGGCGCCCTGCGCTGGCCGGAGGGCCCGGTGGCCTTCCTGCGTGCCCGCGACGGCTGGCCGCTGCGCGAAGTGGCCGGCAACCGCGAAGTGCATTGCGAGCAGAGCTTTGCCCCGTTCGCGCAGCCGCTGCAGCAGGCCGCCGGCTGGACCGTCAGCGGCCAGCTGGATGATGTGGCCGGCAAGGGCCGCTACCCGCTGGTGCTGGTGCTGCCGCCGCGCCAGCGCGAGGAGGCCCGTGCCCTGTTCGCGCGCGCGCTGGCGCTGGTCGCCGACGGCGGCCGCATCGTCGCCTGCCAGTCCAACAACGAAGGTGCACGTTCGGGCGAGGGTGACCTGAAGCAACTGACCGGCCTCGGCGGCAGCCTGACCAAGAACCACTGTCGCGTGTACTGGACCGCCCCGATGCAGGGCCAGCACGACGCGGACCTGGCCAAGCGCTGGTCGGCACTGGATGCGGTGCGGCCGATCGTCGGCGGCCGTTTCCTCAGCCGCCCGGGCGTGTTCGCCTGGGATCGCATCGACCCGGCGTCGGCGCTGTTGGCCGAGCACCTGCCGGCCGACCTGGCCGGGCGTGCCGCCGACCTCGGCGCGGGCTATGGCTACCTGTCGCGCGAGCTGCTGGAACGCTGCCCGAAGATCACCGCGCTGGATCTGTACGAAGCCGAGCAGCGTGCGTTGGCCCTGGCCGAACTGAACCTGGCGCCGCCGCCGCGCCCGCTGCCGCTGCGCTTCCTGTGGCAGGACGTCACCGCGGGTATCGAACCGGGCTACGACGTCATCATCAGCAACCCGCCGTTCCACACGCCGTCGCGCGCCGATCGCCCGGACATCGGCCAGCGCTTCATCGCCGTGGCCGCGCAGGCGCTGCGCCCGGGCGGACGCCTGTACGTGGTGGCCAACCGCCACCTGCCGTACGAGTACACGCTCAACGAGAGCTTTGGCGCGGTGCGCGTGATCGCCGAGCGTGATGGCTTCAAGCTGGTGGAAGCGGTGAAGGGGAAGGGCAAGTGA